A stretch of Lysinibacillus agricola DNA encodes these proteins:
- a CDS encoding DUF4183 domain-containing protein: MALSIINIHVNVNGTSTRFFDVLAADLTVADGTTIAATAFLNDSGTAATAFPVVANGYYNFYINGVLQEGGSYTISATELTFNGVAGTIGAGTPLVVEAVELVTQT; the protein is encoded by the coding sequence ATGGCACTTTCAATTATTAATATTCATGTAAACGTTAATGGTACTTCCACAAGATTTTTTGATGTGTTAGCAGCAGATTTAACAGTTGCTGATGGTACTACAATCGCTGCAACTGCCTTTCTAAATGATAGTGGGACTGCTGCGACTGCCTTTCCAGTAGTAGCGAACGGTTACTATAATTTCTATATTAACGGCGTATTACAGGAAGGTGGTTCTTATACGATTTCTGCAACTGAGTTAACTTTTAACGGTGTTGCTGGTACAATCGGAGCCGGAACTCCATTAGTAGTAGAAGCTGTAGAATTAGTTACACAAACTTAA
- a CDS encoding ParA family protein, which yields MAKTISAINIAYTLVKVHGKRVLLIDNDKQGNTSKFFGLHSYEDKSLADLLTDRDCSIESVIKPTAYEGLNIIPANMNLLRANKEILLDVSRPQQTRLRKALSQITNEYDYCIIDNAPDINMTVINALVASDDVLVPIKVDKFAFDGLELLVEQIADVKEFNDNIIFKGCFITMFQKNGVNVQGCEYLFSSTSYPLFHTVVRKTVKVDETTFVGKPLLDYKKSTAGQDYEKLVEEYLQMC from the coding sequence GTGGCTAAAACCATATCTGCTATCAATATTGCCTACACATTAGTAAAAGTGCATGGAAAAAGGGTACTGCTCATTGATAACGATAAACAGGGGAATACCTCTAAATTTTTCGGTTTGCATAGCTATGAGGATAAAAGTTTAGCAGATCTGCTGACAGATAGAGATTGCAGCATAGAGAGTGTTATTAAACCTACAGCATACGAAGGGTTAAACATTATTCCTGCAAATATGAATCTGTTACGTGCTAATAAAGAGATATTACTAGACGTTTCGCGCCCGCAGCAAACACGACTACGGAAAGCATTATCACAGATAACTAATGAATACGATTATTGCATTATCGATAATGCGCCAGACATTAACATGACGGTTATTAATGCTCTTGTTGCTTCTGACGATGTATTGGTGCCAATTAAGGTGGATAAGTTTGCATTTGATGGTTTAGAGCTACTGGTGGAGCAAATAGCAGATGTTAAAGAATTTAATGACAACATCATATTCAAAGGATGCTTCATTACGATGTTCCAAAAAAATGGTGTAAATGTACAAGGATGCGAATATTTGTTTTCATCCACAAGTTATCCACTTTTCCACACTGTAGTAAGAAAAACAGTGAAAGTTGATGAAACGACATTCGTCGGCAAACCGCTATTAGATTACAAGAAGTCAACTGCTGGACAAGACTATGAAAAATTGGTCGAAGAATACCTACAAATGTGTTAG
- a CDS encoding distal tail protein Dit → MCDITFKGIHCSQFGLEVMDTERPLFGEFSDSFIKLPEVSGSVVVTDNSESDIEIRIQFLLTPLPGQTYYDACRALRGYFKSSQKERLIFDEDSKWAYMAKFISSEDFERIVDDGLFWATFRCSPDMVAV, encoded by the coding sequence ATGTGTGACATCACATTTAAAGGAATACACTGTTCACAATTTGGGCTTGAGGTTATGGACACCGAAAGGCCCCTTTTTGGTGAATTTAGTGATTCATTTATAAAATTACCAGAGGTTAGTGGCAGTGTAGTGGTAACTGATAATAGTGAAAGTGATATTGAAATTCGCATACAATTCCTACTTACACCGTTGCCAGGTCAAACCTATTATGATGCTTGTCGGGCTTTGCGTGGTTATTTTAAATCATCACAGAAAGAGCGATTAATTTTTGATGAAGATTCAAAGTGGGCATACATGGCCAAGTTTATTTCTAGTGAAGATTTTGAGCGTATCGTGGATGACGGGTTATTTTGGGCAACGTTCCGTTGTTCACCTGATATGGTGGCTGTATGA
- a CDS encoding phage portal protein, producing MSLWGWVKRFFKNGQLESLKDCYYELSAEYYYKKLAVETCVNLIANALSRCEIKTFKEGKAHRGNMYYALNVQPNQNQNATAFFHKAIRKLIYDGDCLIIMQNNNFYIADSFNVEEFAFYENKYSGIQIGDLTMDKTFVESEVIRLKLTDTKILSVINDLYESHGRMIEAAKSYYKLKNNKRVLVKGDFLRPQDDKTQEAIDDMFETQLKNWFDPDKKSVAFQLQEGFELEDMSDAKVGLTIDSRDISNLIDDIFNYVAMAFHVPRGLLKGDLADIDKQTDNLIMFAINPPAEMMEDEINRKAYSKEEYLNRTYLKIDTSKIKVSDITELATALDKMFAIGFTLNEIFEEMGRETVDDPIANIRHITKNYQTVEQALKGGET from the coding sequence TTGAGTTTATGGGGATGGGTGAAGCGATTCTTTAAAAACGGCCAATTAGAAAGCTTAAAAGATTGCTATTATGAACTGTCAGCTGAGTATTATTACAAGAAACTAGCTGTAGAAACATGTGTAAACTTAATCGCTAATGCCTTATCAAGATGTGAAATTAAGACATTCAAAGAAGGTAAAGCACACAGAGGAAACATGTACTACGCTTTAAATGTGCAGCCAAACCAAAATCAAAATGCGACTGCTTTCTTTCATAAAGCAATCAGAAAACTTATCTATGATGGCGATTGTTTAATTATTATGCAGAATAACAACTTCTATATAGCTGATAGCTTTAATGTGGAAGAGTTTGCATTCTATGAGAATAAATATTCTGGTATCCAAATTGGTGATTTAACGATGGACAAGACATTTGTAGAATCCGAAGTCATTCGTTTGAAGTTGACGGATACAAAAATACTATCTGTCATAAATGATTTGTATGAATCTCATGGAAGAATGATTGAGGCAGCTAAGAGTTACTACAAGCTTAAAAATAATAAGCGTGTATTAGTAAAAGGTGATTTTTTAAGACCGCAAGATGATAAAACGCAAGAAGCAATTGACGATATGTTTGAAACACAATTGAAAAATTGGTTTGATCCAGATAAGAAAAGCGTTGCTTTCCAACTACAAGAAGGCTTTGAACTTGAAGATATGTCAGACGCTAAAGTCGGATTAACGATTGACAGTCGAGACATTAGTAATCTTATAGATGACATTTTTAATTATGTGGCGATGGCTTTTCATGTACCACGTGGTCTACTCAAAGGTGATTTAGCGGACATCGATAAACAAACGGACAACTTAATTATGTTTGCCATCAATCCGCCTGCCGAGATGATGGAGGACGAAATTAATCGCAAGGCTTACTCCAAAGAAGAATATTTAAACCGCACGTATTTAAAGATTGATACGTCGAAAATCAAAGTATCGGACATTACAGAGCTAGCAACCGCATTAGATAAAATGTTTGCAATCGGATTTACGCTAAATGAAATTTTTGAAGAAATGGGGCGCGAAACGGTAGATGATCCAATTGCGAATATAAGACATATTACTAAAAATTATCAAACAGTTGAACAGGCATTGAAAGGGGGTGAAACTTAA
- a CDS encoding phage major capsid protein, which produces MTGIKNLDNEPKVIENKEAQVAALKAAFESADPNEVAARIVENYESNMLHFQDLMNTTIREANRANEQQWDNAVLASRGIRTLTTEEKKFYNAAIDVQSFDGVSTFVPPTVYERVFEDLAMDHPLLSRVNFQRVGANTQWVVRKEGATTAFWGDVCDEIKEMVDHGFETIEQGMYKLSGFLVVCKAMFELGPEWLDRYVRAFLTEVISTELENVIVKGTGKKQPIGMIKNLAGAIVDGAYPDKDKVTLDVFTPQEIGEKILAPTTKSGTRSYTGVSLIINPFDYATKLFAYGAKQRDDGSWTHNNFAIPGLEIIQSPAVPLNTMISGKPKDYFMGVAGETKLESTDVLRLIEDQRLYLTRQLTNGRPLDNDSFIVFDITNMAINNTATTNTPDTP; this is translated from the coding sequence ATGACAGGTATTAAAAATTTAGATAATGAACCAAAAGTTATCGAAAATAAAGAAGCTCAAGTGGCAGCTCTAAAAGCAGCATTTGAAAGCGCTGATCCAAACGAAGTTGCAGCTCGAATTGTTGAGAATTATGAAAGTAATATGCTACACTTCCAAGATTTAATGAATACGACAATCCGCGAGGCCAATCGTGCAAACGAGCAACAATGGGACAATGCTGTATTAGCATCACGAGGCATACGTACATTGACGACAGAGGAGAAGAAATTTTATAACGCTGCAATTGATGTGCAATCATTTGACGGTGTATCTACATTTGTACCACCAACTGTATATGAACGTGTATTCGAAGATTTAGCAATGGACCATCCATTATTGTCACGCGTTAATTTTCAGCGCGTCGGTGCAAATACGCAATGGGTAGTGCGTAAGGAAGGGGCAACAACAGCCTTCTGGGGAGATGTATGCGATGAAATCAAAGAAATGGTTGACCATGGATTTGAAACAATCGAGCAAGGTATGTATAAACTTTCTGGATTTTTAGTTGTCTGCAAAGCAATGTTCGAACTTGGACCCGAATGGTTAGATCGTTATGTACGTGCATTTTTAACAGAAGTTATTTCAACAGAGTTAGAAAATGTCATTGTTAAAGGGACCGGTAAAAAACAACCGATCGGTATGATAAAAAATTTAGCAGGTGCTATTGTGGATGGCGCATATCCAGATAAAGACAAAGTAACTTTGGATGTTTTCACACCTCAAGAAATCGGTGAAAAAATATTGGCACCAACAACAAAAAGCGGTACACGTAGTTATACGGGCGTATCATTAATCATTAACCCGTTCGATTATGCGACAAAATTATTTGCATATGGGGCAAAACAACGGGATGACGGTTCTTGGACACATAATAATTTTGCTATTCCTGGTTTGGAAATCATTCAATCGCCAGCTGTACCATTGAACACAATGATTTCCGGTAAACCGAAAGATTATTTCATGGGTGTAGCTGGTGAAACAAAATTAGAATCTACTGACGTATTACGTTTAATTGAAGATCAACGTTTATATTTAACTCGTCAATTAACAAACGGTCGTCCACTTGATAATGATTCGTTCATCGTATTTGATATTACAAATATGGCTATCAACAACACAGCCACTACAAATACACCAGACACACCTTAA
- a CDS encoding Panacea domain-containing protein has translation MVRPYDANTIADFVIQDSSSRGTPVSNLKLQKILYFLQAKYLTEFNKKLFHNEIQKWKYGPVVPDVYFRFDHYGASNIEEVPKEIDFSEFF, from the coding sequence ATGGTTAGACCATATGATGCAAATACAATAGCAGATTTTGTTATTCAAGACTCATCATCTAGAGGGACACCTGTTAGCAATTTAAAGTTACAGAAAATCTTATATTTTTTACAAGCAAAATATTTAACTGAATTCAATAAGAAATTATTTCATAATGAAATTCAAAAGTGGAAGTATGGTCCGGTAGTTCCGGACGTATACTTCCGTTTTGATCATTATGGAGCTTCAAATATTGAAGAAGTTCCGAAGGAAATTGATTTTAGTGAATTTTTTTGA
- a CDS encoding phage head-tail connector protein: MPELLKELKGRLRITWDDEDAELERIINRAKSYLEKLTSKAFSFELDQWETELLLERCRYVYNNAADEFEKNFADELKRLILHVALEKRAVDGEQEDP; this comes from the coding sequence ATGCCTGAATTACTTAAAGAATTAAAAGGTCGTTTACGAATTACCTGGGATGATGAAGATGCTGAATTAGAACGTATCATTAATAGAGCAAAGTCTTACTTAGAAAAATTAACGAGTAAGGCTTTTTCTTTTGAATTGGATCAATGGGAAACAGAGCTACTACTCGAGCGTTGCCGTTATGTTTACAATAATGCAGCGGATGAATTTGAGAAGAACTTTGCAGATGAACTCAAGCGTCTAATACTACATGTCGCCTTAGAGAAGAGGGCTGTTGATGGTGAACAAGAAGATCCGTGA
- a CDS encoding helix-turn-helix domain-containing protein has translation MKHEMAYEDWLKGMKYKDIAEKYGVKENTVKSWYKRYNWKEKKENSAHESVRVEIVDAPPSIELVPSHNKLRLLIERDLKDQLKLRGLDQSYYIDLVDDYMALWDVKNLLIEDINERGVVVPGMYVEKKNDSVAELNKTNAQMLRILAELGLKAADMENVDDEDDEL, from the coding sequence ATGAAACATGAAATGGCGTATGAAGATTGGCTAAAAGGCATGAAATATAAGGACATTGCTGAAAAATATGGTGTGAAAGAAAACACAGTTAAGTCATGGTATAAAAGATACAATTGGAAAGAAAAAAAGGAAAATAGTGCACACGAAAGTGTGCGTGTTGAGATAGTCGATGCACCACCGTCCATCGAATTAGTACCTAGTCATAATAAATTACGATTACTAATTGAAAGGGATCTAAAAGATCAACTCAAGTTGCGAGGTCTTGATCAATCATATTACATTGATTTAGTCGATGATTATATGGCCCTTTGGGATGTTAAAAACCTCTTAATCGAGGATATTAATGAACGAGGTGTCGTTGTACCTGGCATGTACGTGGAAAAGAAGAATGATAGCGTAGCTGAATTGAATAAGACAAACGCACAAATGTTACGCATACTCGCTGAACTGGGATTGAAAGCAGCGGATATGGAGAATGTGGATGATGAAGATGACGAATTATAA
- a CDS encoding HNH endonuclease: protein MKFYKSNEWMSLRKEALKRDNFECQLCKAAGRYHKAENVHHMKEVKTHPQLSLTLNNLQCLCIKCHNEVHDRLESTRKNKYTNDERW, encoded by the coding sequence ATGAAGTTCTATAAATCAAATGAGTGGATGTCTTTACGCAAAGAAGCATTAAAGCGTGACAACTTTGAATGTCAATTATGTAAAGCAGCTGGTCGCTATCATAAGGCCGAGAACGTTCATCACATGAAGGAAGTCAAGACGCATCCACAGCTGTCATTGACTCTAAATAACTTACAATGTTTATGTATTAAATGCCACAATGAAGTACATGATCGTTTGGAATCAACACGTAAAAATAAATATACAAATGACGAGAGGTGGTAG
- a CDS encoding ParB/RepB/Spo0J family partition protein, translating into MKFNLNQLMNDKSKEAVEKEGLAFKIEHIPIERLRPSEKNKYTVEDVAELKSSIELMGLQQNLLVREQENGFEVISGHRRLKAMQELFVEGNEQFKKIPCKVMKSVDDIQAELQLILANSTARELTDAEKTYQAARLQELLTDLKKSGFPISGRRREIVAQLMKVSPTQVARMESINKKLIPELKEEFDKENINITTAYETSRLPEEQQQEVVREYKEGNALTPSVAKEKRQEVIESEQKEKPMTHELDSYPDEFEAVIKGLKTFVCGFNNQNFRVGDKLKINEFDDDKILHTGRFVEVRVIYLQEGGENGIPEDYVIMSIKKIR; encoded by the coding sequence ATGAAATTCAATCTAAATCAGCTGATGAATGATAAATCTAAAGAAGCGGTAGAAAAGGAAGGGCTTGCTTTCAAAATAGAACACATTCCGATTGAGCGGTTACGACCGTCAGAAAAGAATAAATACACTGTTGAAGATGTAGCGGAGCTAAAATCCAGTATTGAATTAATGGGGCTTCAACAAAACTTATTAGTTCGTGAGCAAGAAAACGGTTTTGAGGTTATAAGTGGACATAGACGATTGAAAGCCATGCAAGAACTGTTTGTGGAGGGAAATGAGCAGTTTAAAAAGATACCATGCAAGGTTATGAAGTCGGTAGACGACATTCAAGCTGAATTGCAACTTATCCTAGCAAACTCGACAGCTAGGGAGTTAACAGATGCTGAAAAAACGTATCAAGCGGCTCGACTACAGGAGCTACTAACGGATTTAAAGAAAAGTGGGTTTCCTATATCAGGGCGAAGACGAGAAATAGTCGCGCAGCTTATGAAGGTATCACCTACACAAGTTGCACGTATGGAAAGCATAAATAAAAAGTTGATTCCTGAGTTAAAAGAGGAGTTTGACAAGGAAAACATCAATATTACAACTGCTTATGAAACGTCGAGGTTGCCGGAAGAACAGCAACAAGAAGTTGTCAGAGAATACAAGGAAGGCAATGCGCTAACGCCATCTGTTGCAAAAGAGAAGCGACAGGAAGTCATTGAATCGGAGCAAAAAGAAAAACCGATGACGCACGAATTAGACAGCTATCCAGATGAATTTGAAGCGGTAATAAAAGGCTTGAAAACATTTGTATGTGGTTTTAATAATCAGAACTTTCGAGTTGGTGACAAGTTGAAAATAAATGAATTTGACGATGACAAAATATTGCACACAGGCAGGTTTGTAGAAGTAAGAGTCATTTACTTACAAGAAGGCGGAGAAAACGGCATTCCAGAAGATTATGTCATTATGAGCATTAAAAAAATTAGATAA
- a CDS encoding Holliday junction resolvase RecU, producing the protein MKALRKTYSRSHANRGAKLEMLVEMTNNQYRNAWLADIRKVPTPVKILNTEGNKVTGHLDTPTWVDYSGIYEGHSIIFDAKETKVKRFPLKNISPHQYQLLKSWNKHGAIAFLLVAFWLEGKNEPEIYVLRFEQLEAAYENQNAGRGSKSISLDFFRDNCEPAKSRNGIPVDYLAALNLDQSKKLVQK; encoded by the coding sequence TTGAAAGCATTGAGGAAAACATACAGCAGAAGTCACGCAAATAGAGGCGCGAAGTTAGAAATGTTAGTAGAAATGACAAATAACCAATATCGAAATGCTTGGTTAGCGGATATTAGAAAAGTACCTACGCCAGTAAAAATTTTAAATACTGAAGGAAATAAAGTAACGGGACACCTTGATACACCGACGTGGGTTGACTATAGCGGAATTTACGAGGGTCATTCAATCATTTTTGATGCGAAAGAAACCAAAGTTAAACGATTCCCATTGAAAAATATCTCGCCGCATCAATATCAGTTGTTGAAATCATGGAATAAGCATGGAGCAATTGCATTTTTGTTAGTGGCTTTTTGGTTGGAAGGTAAAAATGAGCCGGAAATTTATGTGTTGCGTTTTGAGCAGTTAGAAGCGGCATATGAAAACCAAAATGCTGGACGGGGTTCTAAATCTATATCGCTCGATTTCTTTAGAGATAATTGTGAACCTGCGAAATCGAGAAACGGCATTCCTGTTGATTATTTAGCAGCGCTCAATTTAGACCAATCGAAAAAGTTGGTACAGAAATAA
- a CDS encoding head maturation protease, ClpP-related has translation MKNRLKQFKNQQYAEQIPEIKKQLSAKKIDASTTEIVIYGDIGESWWYDSISASDIDSLLKDVTTDNITVRINSPGGDAFDGITIYNRLKDHNAEVKIIVDGWACSAASIIAMAADELVMNTGSMLMIHEASTGIWGTKKDLEKEAELLSKLDRSLVDIYMTKAIVEREEIEQMVNNETWFTADEAIAIGFASTSIVKDTADDDETKTDAEAFKNSVLARFKQESSPKQNILTKIPTQLN, from the coding sequence ATGAAAAATCGTTTAAAGCAATTTAAAAATCAACAATATGCTGAACAAATTCCAGAAATTAAAAAGCAACTATCCGCAAAAAAAATTGATGCGTCCACCACTGAAATTGTCATCTATGGCGACATTGGGGAAAGCTGGTGGTACGATTCTATTTCTGCAAGTGATATTGATTCATTATTAAAAGATGTAACGACTGACAATATTACGGTTCGTATTAACAGTCCTGGCGGTGACGCTTTTGACGGTATTACAATTTACAATCGCTTGAAGGATCATAATGCTGAAGTGAAAATTATTGTAGATGGTTGGGCTTGTTCTGCAGCATCTATTATAGCGATGGCAGCGGATGAACTTGTAATGAATACAGGATCAATGTTGATGATTCACGAAGCATCTACAGGTATTTGGGGAACTAAAAAAGATTTAGAAAAAGAAGCTGAGTTATTATCTAAGCTCGATAGATCTTTGGTAGACATCTATATGACGAAGGCAATAGTAGAGCGTGAAGAAATCGAGCAGATGGTCAATAATGAGACATGGTTTACTGCTGATGAAGCTATTGCAATTGGCTTCGCCTCAACTTCAATTGTGAAAGACACAGCCGATGACGACGAAACCAAAACAGATGCAGAAGCATTTAAAAATAGTGTCCTTGCACGTTTTAAGCAAGAGTCATCACCAAAACAAAATATTTTAACAAAAATTCCAACGCAACTCAATTGA
- a CDS encoding DUF4183 domain-containing protein — protein MKKMDPQKLICDSCCENNRVLWPRIKAVDICSIQPPPVVTPGGTIIPTINRYFYIVTEDIDLTNGVTLLANLFTDDNGDPVSEFKLFNPNGYVNLYINAVMQEGGAYKVTPDSLTLNPFNTTIFAGTPIIIESLGFQQM, from the coding sequence ATGAAAAAAATGGACCCACAAAAATTGATTTGTGACAGTTGTTGTGAAAATAACCGAGTTCTTTGGCCCCGTATAAAAGCTGTTGACATATGTTCTATTCAACCTCCTCCAGTGGTTACCCCTGGAGGAACTATTATTCCAACAATAAATAGATATTTCTATATTGTTACAGAAGATATTGATTTAACAAATGGGGTAACCCTTCTAGCTAATTTATTTACAGATGATAATGGCGATCCAGTATCAGAATTCAAACTTTTTAATCCCAATGGCTATGTCAATCTTTACATTAATGCAGTGATGCAAGAGGGCGGTGCATATAAAGTAACTCCAGATTCGTTAACCCTTAACCCATTTAATACAACGATTTTTGCGGGAACTCCAATCATTATAGAATCTTTGGGATTCCAACAAATGTGA
- a CDS encoding terminase TerL endonuclease subunit, with product MTNYKYHPYIDDYINGVRSGKYIVSENVKLLVELVDRKLQQPNVSIETNEITEAKEFIERYFPFKLYPAQLFVLACMVGLFYEDGTLVFNEFFLMWGRGAGKNGFIAAISKYFIAKQGVRGYNVDIVATSEKQAKTSFNDVYDILDDRKEKMKKHFKWTKEEIKHIKSKSILTYHTNNAKTKDGLRPGAIIFDEVHEYESYDNIKVFTSALGKVPLGRRIYITTDGYVRGGVLDDFKAEADMILKGELPNSRMFPFLAHLDDEEEMHDVAMWEKANPGINFLPHLKSEMLLEYDNLKTRPSLRIEFITKRMNMPFMLSANGVTDWPKLEAASKSLPDLKGLECIGGVDYADIRDFVGVGLLFKHEGKRFWIHHTFINHRSLKLYDFKIDIDLAVQQGLATIIYEETNSPEKIANWFLEQSKKYRIKTVAADHVKFAHLEEKFKDYGLDLIKARKGSLTHTILEPVIEEMFSHEKILWGDDFMMRWYTWNTYVKRDGKGNITYEKIEPELRKTDGFFAFLHALQHENLLTEKRIITKENVAKAFKTYSY from the coding sequence ATGACGAATTATAAATATCATCCTTACATCGATGATTATATTAACGGTGTCAGAAGCGGAAAGTATATCGTATCTGAAAATGTCAAATTGCTTGTAGAATTAGTGGATCGTAAGCTGCAACAGCCAAATGTAAGTATTGAAACGAATGAAATAACAGAAGCGAAGGAATTTATTGAACGCTATTTCCCATTCAAACTGTATCCAGCACAGCTATTTGTGTTGGCATGTATGGTTGGACTTTTTTATGAAGATGGGACATTAGTATTTAATGAATTCTTTTTAATGTGGGGACGTGGGGCAGGCAAAAACGGTTTTATTGCTGCTATCAGTAAATACTTTATAGCAAAGCAGGGCGTCAGAGGGTATAACGTTGACATTGTTGCAACCTCTGAAAAACAAGCAAAAACCTCGTTTAATGATGTATACGACATTTTAGATGATCGTAAAGAAAAGATGAAGAAACACTTTAAGTGGACCAAAGAAGAAATAAAGCATATAAAATCAAAATCGATATTAACTTATCATACGAATAATGCCAAAACAAAGGATGGATTGCGTCCAGGTGCGATAATTTTTGATGAGGTCCATGAGTATGAGTCGTATGACAATATCAAAGTATTTACTTCAGCTCTTGGTAAAGTGCCACTGGGAAGACGTATCTATATCACAACTGACGGATATGTACGTGGTGGTGTACTCGATGATTTTAAAGCTGAAGCAGATATGATTTTGAAAGGCGAGCTTCCTAACTCGCGAATGTTCCCGTTTCTTGCACATCTTGACGATGAAGAGGAAATGCATGATGTGGCCATGTGGGAAAAGGCGAATCCAGGAATCAACTTTTTACCACATTTAAAATCAGAAATGCTGCTAGAGTATGATAATTTAAAAACTAGACCTTCTTTACGAATTGAATTTATTACGAAACGTATGAACATGCCATTTATGTTGTCTGCAAATGGCGTTACGGATTGGCCGAAGTTAGAAGCGGCTAGTAAATCATTGCCAGACCTAAAAGGATTAGAATGTATCGGTGGCGTCGACTATGCAGATATACGTGATTTTGTAGGGGTAGGATTACTATTTAAACATGAAGGAAAACGTTTTTGGATACATCATACATTTATCAATCATCGTAGTTTAAAGTTGTATGATTTTAAAATTGATATTGATTTGGCGGTGCAACAAGGACTAGCCACTATTATTTATGAAGAAACAAATAGTCCAGAAAAAATCGCTAATTGGTTCCTTGAACAGTCGAAAAAATATCGGATAAAAACGGTTGCAGCGGACCATGTAAAATTTGCTCATTTAGAAGAAAAATTTAAAGACTATGGGCTAGATCTTATTAAGGCGCGCAAAGGTTCACTAACTCACACGATATTAGAGCCAGTTATTGAAGAAATGTTCTCACATGAAAAGATACTGTGGGGAGATGATTTCATGATGCGTTGGTATACGTGGAATACGTATGTGAAACGAGATGGAAAAGGAAATATTACTTATGAAAAAATTGAGCCGGAATTACGAAAGACTGACGGCTTTTTTGCATTCTTGCACGCGCTGCAGCATGAAAACTTATTAACTGAAAAGCGAATTATCACAAAAGAAAATGTAGCAAAAGCATTTAAAACATACAGCTATTAG